A section of the Styela clava chromosome 9, kaStyClav1.hap1.2, whole genome shotgun sequence genome encodes:
- the LOC120339668 gene encoding ras-related protein Rap-1b-like encodes MREYKLVVLGSGGVGKSALTVQFVQGIFVEKYDPTIEDSYRKQVETDNQQCMLEILDTAGTEQFTAMRDLYMKNGQGFVLVYSITSQSSYNDLQDLREQILRVKDTDDVPMVLVGNKCDLEDERVVGKDQGAHLARQWNNCCFLETSAKQKINVNEITIHQKLSAIFFALVQPLLYFSYYNSCC; translated from the exons ATGCGAGAGTACAAGTTGGTTGTGCTCGGTTCTGGAGGTGTTGGGAAAAGTGCATTG ACAGTGCAATTCGTACAAGgaatatttgttgaaaaatatgatcCTACAATAGAAGATAGCTATAGAAAG CAAGTTGAAACAGATAACCAGCAATGTATGTTAGAAATCCTGGACACGGCAGGGACG gaaCAATTCACAGCCATGAGGGATTTGTACATGAAAAATGGGCAAGGTTTTGTTCTTGTATACAGTATCACATCACAGTCGTCATACAATGACTTACAAGATTTAAGGGAACAAATTCTAAGAGTTAAAGATACAGATGAC GTACCTATGGTTCTTGTCGGAAACAAATGTGATTTGGAGGATGAAAGGGTGGTTGGAAAAGATCAAGGTGCTCATTTGGCAAGGCAGTGGAATAATTG CTGCTTCTTGGAGAcatctgcaaaacaaaaaatcaacgTGAATGAG ATCACGATCCATCAGAAGTTGTCAGCAATTTTCTTTGCTCTCGTACAACCATTGTTATACTTTTCCTATTACAATTCTTGTTGTTGA